Proteins from a single region of Fibrobacter sp. UWH6:
- a CDS encoding mobile mystery protein A: MNQRILLLRSLTTKIEGFANVVDHVPPKQGWISSIRQALGMTALQLANRLGVSQPRIAKMEQNEDNLKISTMKKIASGLGCDFVYGFVPKEPLDKMIQNQAQQKAAKTLSIVNSNMALEDQLAKDPHILEDLTNDMINKNIKQIWDD; this comes from the coding sequence ATGAATCAAAGAATATTGCTCCTTCGCTCGCTCACAACCAAAATAGAGGGCTTTGCTAATGTCGTGGATCATGTTCCGCCAAAGCAGGGCTGGATTTCGTCCATCCGCCAGGCTCTTGGGATGACTGCGTTGCAGCTCGCAAATAGGCTTGGTGTTAGTCAACCTCGTATTGCAAAAATGGAGCAGAACGAGGACAATCTCAAAATTTCCACAATGAAAAAAATCGCAAGTGGATTGGGCTGCGATTTCGTTTATGGTTTTGTTCCAAAAGAACCCTTAGATAAAATGATTCAAAACCAGGCCCAACAGAAAGCTGCCAAAACGTTATCAATTGTCAACTCGAACATGGCTCTCGAAGATCAGCTTGCTAAAGACCCGCACATTCTAGAAGATTTGACAAATGACATGATCAATAAAAATATCAAGCAAATTTGGGACGATTGA
- a CDS encoding mobile mystery protein B produces MADIFSTDDNSTPLSPEEREGLKPRWITTRKELNELETRNILEAETWLTNQKRIDVLNDSFLRKLHKKMFGQVWKWAGEYRSTERNIGVAPYHIPTKLKALFDDVSFWVENQTFSNLEIAVRLHHRLVLIHPFPNGNGRVSRLMADMFMQQHGENRLHWGNGNLTDITDLRNKYIESLHDADRGDFKALIEFVKGNYEKSN; encoded by the coding sequence ATGGCAGATATTTTTTCGACTGATGACAACTCCACACCTCTGTCGCCAGAAGAACGCGAAGGTCTCAAACCCAGGTGGATTACTACTCGTAAAGAACTGAACGAGCTAGAAACAAGAAATATTCTGGAAGCAGAAACTTGGTTGACCAATCAAAAAAGGATTGATGTTTTAAATGATTCGTTTTTGCGAAAGTTGCATAAGAAAATGTTCGGTCAAGTTTGGAAATGGGCTGGAGAATACCGTTCTACAGAAAGAAATATTGGTGTGGCTCCATATCATATCCCAACAAAATTAAAGGCTCTGTTCGACGACGTTTCTTTCTGGGTAGAAAATCAAACTTTCTCGAATTTGGAAATCGCGGTTCGATTACACCACAGACTTGTTTTAATACATCCGTTTCCCAATGGCAATGGACGAGTCTCCCGACTGATGGCAGACATGTTTATGCAACAGCATGGAGAAAACAGGTTGCATTGGGGAAACGGCAATTTAACTGATATAACCGATTTGCGTAACAAGTACATAGAATCGCTTCATGATGCAGACCGTGGCGATTTCAAAGCCCTGATAGAATTTGTCAAAGGAAACTATGAAAAATCCAATTGA